In Primulina eburnea isolate SZY01 chromosome 14, ASM2296580v1, whole genome shotgun sequence, the following proteins share a genomic window:
- the LOC140811820 gene encoding pectinesterase inhibitor 9-like — MKILSLAFLVSLLPALSVAASAAFSASSSPSMSPKATDFILTSCNTTRYPERCYNTLAGYSDTVHQDPALLARPSIFVSFFKIRSIALYVGNLSLESGASTSREGDNPRASAAVHDCFTLLSDAVDQLRGSLRQMVVLNGSSEDMKYGMINVRTKMSAALTNDDTCTDGFEEMGDEPPVKADVCHGMVEVKEVTSNALALVNNFVKKMWPTTV, encoded by the coding sequence ATGAAAATCCTAAGCCTAGCTTTTCTAGTCTCCCTCCTCCCCGCACTATCCGTGGCGGCTTCGGCCGCCTTTTCTGCATCTTCGAGTCCCTCCATGTCACCTAAGGCCACTGATTTCATCCTCACGAGCTGCAACACCACACGATACCCAGAGCGCTGCTACAACACTCTAGCTGGCTATTCCGACACAGTACATCAAGACCCAGCTTTATTAGCCCGTCCATCCATCTTCGTGAGCTTCTTCAAGATCAGAAGCATAGCTCTCTACGTCGGCAATCTCTCCCTTGAATCCGGAGCCAGTACATCCAGAGAAGGAGATAACCCTCGTGCCTCGGCTGCCGTTCATGACTGCTTCACGCTTCTGAGCGATGCTGTGGATCAATTACGTGGTTCTCTCCGACAGATGGTTGTCCTGAATGGCAGCAGCGAGGACATGAAGTACGGGATGATCAATGTAAGAACAAAGATGAGCGCGGCACTAACGAATGATGATACTTGTACCGATGGTTTTGAAGAGATGGGCGACGAACCGCCGGTGAAAGCCGATGTCTGTCATGGGATGGTGGAAGTGAAGGAGGTGACTAGCAATGCATTGGCCCTGGTgaataattttgtgaaaaagaTGTGGCCTACTACAGTTTGA